The following DNA comes from Clupea harengus unplaced genomic scaffold, Ch_v2.0.2, whole genome shotgun sequence.
TTCTGCCTGGTGTCCATGCCCTGGGCTGGTGTGTACGTGGGCATCGTCTTCCAGGGCTTCACCCCAGAGCACTGGTGCCGTAACCCCGCCGTGAGCCAGCTGAGGGGCAGCTGTGGCTGGAGCCTGCACGACACCCGCAACTACGTCCCCCTGGTCAACACGTCGGAGGGCGTGGCGCGTAGCCAGTGCCAGAGGTACGAACTGGACTGGAACGCCACGGGCCTCACCTGTGACTACCCCGCACCTCACCTGAGTGACGAGGAGCTGAGCACAGTGCCGACCACCACCTGTAAGGATGGCTGGGAGTATGACTACGAGGGCAGAAGATCCTTCGTCACAGAGGTGAGATCTTGCATGCACAGTGTAACACAGCACATAGATGTGGCACCACAAAAGCAGAACTCTGAAATGCATTCCAACTGTTTCAGTAGTGTTAATGTGATcgtaatgatttttttttttaaacaactagaaatgaaaattgaaatgaaaagtAATAGCTTTAGATCTGGTGCTATTGAATGCACAGAGGTGATGCAATTGCCTTGAAAACCCACAGCTTATCTAAACCTTTCAGATGTTGCCTACTCTGCCTGGTATTTTCACTctgagtgtgcagtgtgtgcccttatctgtatctgtatctgcaCAAAAGATATACTGTACCTTCAGGGCAGTTCACTAGAATATGCTAGTTCATTAGGGTTTAGCCCCACTTATCAAATGGAAAGAATCATCAGAAAATATAAGTTAGAAGTAACAGCAACTTAGCCTGTACTAAATGCCCTTTGCTTCCAAACGAGATGGTCTGTTGATAAGAGTAGCTCTTGAAGCCTGAGGACTGATCTGGGGGTTTTCTGGTTGCAGTTTGATCTGGTGTGTGCCGATGCCTGGCTGGTGGACATGTACCAGGCCACTCTCAATATTGGCTTTTTGGTGGGCAGCATTGCCATTGGATACCTAGCAGACAGGTATGATCTCAGAAGATATGGTATATTTTTTCCATTGCATTTTTAAAGGAAATAGCTACACAACATTTTGTTCTCTTACCATTTGGTCAGATTCGGACGGAAAATGAGCTTCTTGATGTCCAACCTCATGAACGGAATTGCTGGAATTCTAGTGGCAATTTCTCCCAACTATGTTTCCCTGTTAGTGTTTCGAACACTATATGGCTTTGGAGTGAAGGGGGGCTGGGTGGCCGGATATGTGCTGAGTAAGAAataattccattttttttttctgtcaatcaAAAAAAAACGTCTACTTTATAGTAATTCGAAATGTGAATGCACTTGAGCATCGCGTAGTTAAATCAGCTcttaaacatacattttcagctGTGGTTAGCCCTATTCATATTTTCCATAATCAGTTGTGTTCAGTCAGATTGTTGTGTGCCCTCTGTCCGCTTTAGTCACCGAACTGGTGGGTGTGGAGTACCGCAGGACGGTGGGGGTGATCTACCAGATGTTCTTCAGCGTTGGGATCCTGATCCTCCCACTCCTCGCTTATTTCATCACTGACTGGCGCTGGTTGCAAGTGGTCATCACAGTTCCCTACATCTGTTTCCTGTCCTACTACTGGTAACTTCTACTGAAGTGACTTCTCTTCTGTTTGTGGTCACGGCATCCTTCACTTATTTACTCTCTGATATAACCATAGCTTGGAAAGCATCTTTATGACATCTTTATTTTACTAAAGAGCTAAATTTCAGGAAAAACAAATAGTTGTATTTACTCATGGAGCACACTATAGAGACTGATCATAAATCAATTCTTGGCATGATCATATACGCCTTGGATTCCACATTGAACATTAAAGATGCACAGTTTGTTTAGTTCAGTTAAAACTACATATTTACATTATTTCTTCCTTCAGGTTCATTCCTGAATCTCCAAGATGGCTGCTCTCCCAGAACAAAATAAACGAAGCTGTGAAGATAACAGAGGCAATAGCCAAAGAGAACAAGAAGACTCTCTCCAAAAACATCGAGGTGTGAAATGAGAGCTATTTCTTTAGTACTTTTTGAATGGAAAAAGTCTAAAAAGTCTTAGTCGTAATAAATGTTATGACCTCCTTTGGCCTGTGCTTTCTGCTGCAGACCCTGAAGGACGAAGAGAGCCTTGCAGAGCCTTGCTCAGCCACCTTCATGGACTTGGTCAGGACCCCGAAAATGAGAAAACACACCTTTATCCTCTCCTTCAACTGGTGAGTTACATTCCTGCAAGCTAATGTGCTAAATGCTATGTGCATTTGTTTCTGGAGTTGACAGTTATTCTGATCTCCATTCACTTAGGTTCACAAGTGCCGTGGTGTACCAAGGTCTGATCATGCGCCTGGGCATTCTTGGAGGAAACGTGTACCTTGACTTCCTCATCTCCGGCTTGGTGGAGTTCCCGGCTGCATTCCTGATCCTCTTCACCATTGAGCGCATTGGGCGACGGGTTCCGTTCGCAACCGCCAATATCGTTGCAGGAGCTGCGTGTCTCATCACAGCCTTCATTCCAGAGAGTGAGCTCCGACCGCCGGCTGGTGTACGATGACTGAACTCTACTATGAGTCTGTGTCATTCATGTTCTGTGTGattcatgttctgtgttctcttctcggctctctctcaggcatgtTCTGTCAttaatgttctgtgttctcttctCGGCTCTCTCACAGGCATGTTCTGTGTAattcatgttctgtgttctcttctcggctctctctcaggcatgtTCTGTGTAATTCATGTTCTGCGTCATTCATGttctgtcttctcttcttcttggtTCTCTCTCAGGTATGTTCTGGTTTAAGACCGCTGTGGCTTGTGTGGGGCGACTGGGTATCACCATGGCCTTTGAGATGGTGGTCTTTGTGAACACTGAGTTGTATCCTACTTTTGTAAGGTAAGAGAGGTAGATTGTGACttatccataaacacacaagggGTGAAGGGGTAGCTAATGAAATCCCTGTAAAGCTTTATATCCCTACATCCCCACTCTTCAAGTAGCTGTTGAACATTGGCAATGCTCTTAATTCAGAAGTATCTTGCAGTCCATCAGACTGTACCTATCAGACTTCCACTGAGTTAAACATTATAACATTATATTCTGCCGTATTTTATAAACATCAATGGTATGTTGTGTCTTCCTTGTAGGAActtgggggtgtctgtgtgctccACCCTGTGTGACATTGGTGGCATTGTTGCTCCCTTCCTGCTCTACAGACTGGCTGTCATCTGGATAGAACTCCCACTAATCATATTTGGTTGGTTTTTGTGATTATAACTCACAGTAAAGACACATAATTGTTTGAAATAGGGCAGTATTAGTTCAACAATCCAGGTTATTTAACTcgcagtatgtgtgtacagtgaaCTTTATTTTGACCTAGCCTAGGATTATGTTTTTGCTACTCCAAGGCTTTCTAACAAACTCCCGTCTACTTGGCTGTATTGTGTGTTGGTCACAGGGGTCCTTGCATTCGTTGCTGGAGGTCTGGTTCTGCTGCTGCCTGAGACAAGAGGGGTTCCACTTCCTGAAACTATTGATGACATTGAGAACCCCCAAAAGTAAGATTTTTAGCTCTTCATTGTCCATATTTGTAAATGTTACAAAATATTCACAcagttcattcatttcatagacacacattccCGCCGGTAGATCCCCCCATATATGATTACCTACACATGTTCATGTCTGCAATttcccatgcacacatacaagagaAGCGTTGGCCTTTCGTTGCTCTTTTGCGGCTGATGTTTGTGGTGTGTTCATGACACTTTCTTAATGttgcagaaataaagaaaacgCTCTGAAGAATCACCAGCTAGAGAATCTCCTCTCATCCGATGTAACCAACAAGAAAGAACAAGTGGAAGTGTGAAGACATAGTTCCAGTCACCTGGGCTGAAGATTGGACCCATTTTTTCCGCATATTCTCTATATCATAATTTATAACATATATTTTTGccggtttttgtttgtttgaattttTGTACACTTTGATTGTTGTTTAATGTATTTAAGGTAGTTTCTCTGGTATACTGTTATGATGACAGTCTTATTCACTGATTACACTGAGATTTtgaaacatttgaaacatttattaAAATTGTTACATTCTATTCTGAAACATGAGTATTGCCTGCTACAGTTCCTTCTGCCCATTGAATA
Coding sequences within:
- the slc22a2 gene encoding solute carrier family 22 member 2 is translated as CLVSMPWAGVYVGIVFQGFTPEHWCRNPAVSQLRGSCGWSLHDTRNYVPLVNTSEGVARSQCQRYELDWNATGLTCDYPAPHLSDEELSTVPTTTCKDGWEYDYEGRRSFVTEFDLVCADAWLVDMYQATLNIGFLVGSIAIGYLADRFGRKMSFLMSNLMNGIAGILVAISPNYVSLLVFRTLYGFGVKGGWVAGYVLITELVGVEYRRTVGVIYQMFFSVGILILPLLAYFITDWRWLQVVITVPYICFLSYYWFIPESPRWLLSQNKINEAVKITEAIAKENKKTLSKNIETLKDEESLAEPCSATFMDLVRTPKMRKHTFILSFNWFTSAVVYQGLIMRLGILGGNVYLDFLISGLVEFPAAFLILFTIERIGRRVPFATANIVAGAACLITAFIPESMFWFKTAVACVGRLGITMAFEMVVFVNTELYPTFVRNLGVSVCSTLCDIGGIVAPFLLYRLAVIWIELPLIIFGVLAFVAGGLVLLLPETRGVPLPETIDDIENPQKNKENALKNHQLENLLSSDVTNKKEQVEV